The sequence GCTTGGCGTGCATCCGTGAACGAATCAGCTCCCTGCCTGCTCTCGCCCCCATGAGGTGGTCAGCTCGGCCGGTCAGCCGAGGCGGTCGGGTCGGGGGCCGGCGCGGTGGTGTGCAGGCTGCTCTTGGCCGTTTCCGCCGTTTCCGGCTTCGTGCCCGTGTAGAGCGCGCCATCACTCCGTCTCCGGTCCCCGCCACATCGAACCGGACAGGCGGGTTTCCCGCATCCGGCTCACCGCGAAGGCGTCATCTCACCGGGGTTATGGTCCCGCTCGGTGGGAGGCCAGCTTTCAGGGCGGCGTAGTACCTCACCCGGTAGTCATTGAAGAGACCCCAGCGTCCGTACACGACATCCTTACTCCACCGCTTCCAACCGAATCCCCCTCGCTTCGCTCTCTTCGCCGCAAACCGCCTCACCTTGAGCTCGACGTGGTGCTTTACCCTGTCGAGCGCTTGGTACGAGTTGCCCCACCGAAAATAGTTCACCCAGCCGCGAACGAGGGCATTCACCTCTGCCACGGCTGACTGCACCGCGAGTGCTCGGCTGTCCCGCAGGACGTGGCGCACGCGGCGCAGGACTTCGGTGACCTTCTTTCGTCGAGGGCTCGTGTTCGGGTACCACGTCCCGGTCTTCGGGCTCCGCTTCCACCGGAAGTCGAAACCCAGGAACGCGAAGGAGGCGCTGCGGTCGGTGATTGTCACCGTCCGCGTCTTCTCCTCGTTGAGCGACACGCCGAGTGCCTCCGCCTCCCGGCGGATGCGCTCCAGCGCCCGTGCTGCCCACCTCCGTCCCTTTTCGGAGTTGGGGGTGAGCACCACCATGTCGTCCAAGTACCGCGCGTAGGTGAGGAAGCCTCGTCCTCGGTCCAAGGCATGGTCAAGGTCGTTCAGCGCGATGTTGGCCAGCAGCGGAGACAGAGGGGAGCCCTGCGGGATTCCCCTGTCCCCCGTGCTTTGGAGGAACTGCTTCACGAGCGCCAGCACCTCGCCGTCCTGGACTCTTCGTGCCACCCTCTCCAGCAGCGGCACGTGCCGGATGCTGTCGAAGTAGGCTTTCAAGTCCACGTCGACGACGTGGTGTCTGCGCCGCCGCAGTCCCTGCCGCACAGTGTCGATGGCCTCATGCGCCGACCGCCCCGGCCGCGCCCCGAAGGAGCTGCCCGAGAAGTCGGCCTCGAAGATTGGCTCCAGTACCAGCCGAAGGGCACCTTGGACGACGCGGTCTCGAATCGATGGAATCGAGATGACGCGCACCTTGCCGCCCTCCTTTGGAATCTCTCTTCGTCGGTACGGTCTGGGGCTGTACGTGCCAGTACGAAGCTCCTCGGCGACTGCACCGAGGAACCCTGCCCGTCCCTCCTCCTCGATGTGCTTGAAGGTAATGCCGTCTTGCCCAGGGGCCCCGCCGTTTCGCCGGGCCTCCAAGTAGGCGGCTTCGAGCACTTCGGGTTTGAGGATGTGGACGTACAGTCCCCAGAAGCGATGCGTTGGGGCGGATTTCGCCCGATGGCCTATCCTCGCGTGGAGTTCCTGCGGACTGATGGTGGGCTTTGTCATCCCGCTCCCGCCTCGTTCCTACTGCTCGGAATGCCTTCGGTAGGGGCCCTTCGCTCCACGGGAGTTACCCCGCTTCTCCGCTACTACGACCCCGTCCGCCGGGCTCTCGCCTTCACCGGGCTTCGCCTCGTCGGCTCGCCACGGCTACCTTGCTTCCGCGGGTTTTCTCCGCGGGGCGAGGAGCCCTTCCCTGTTTCCACTCATGTCCTTGTGCACGTGCCGTCGCCCTCTACCCCGCCGGGTGGAGCATCCCCTTGGTCGTTCTGCAGGGACGTCCTGCTGCCTTCGCCGTAGTTGTGACGGCTCAGCACCCGGAGGTATCAATTGACGGGGCCTCGACTGGGCGTTCACGCATCGTTACGGCCCGCGCACTCGCTCACCCCGCTGAAACGGGGCTTTGTCGGTGGGCTTCACCGGAGGGGTCTCCCCTGTCGGCGCCACCCCAGCTATCAC comes from Pyxidicoccus trucidator and encodes:
- the ltrA gene encoding group II intron reverse transcriptase/maturase; this encodes MTKPTISPQELHARIGHRAKSAPTHRFWGLYVHILKPEVLEAAYLEARRNGGAPGQDGITFKHIEEEGRAGFLGAVAEELRTGTYSPRPYRRREIPKEGGKVRVISIPSIRDRVVQGALRLVLEPIFEADFSGSSFGARPGRSAHEAIDTVRQGLRRRRHHVVDVDLKAYFDSIRHVPLLERVARRVQDGEVLALVKQFLQSTGDRGIPQGSPLSPLLANIALNDLDHALDRGRGFLTYARYLDDMVVLTPNSEKGRRWAARALERIRREAEALGVSLNEEKTRTVTITDRSASFAFLGFDFRWKRSPKTGTWYPNTSPRRKKVTEVLRRVRHVLRDSRALAVQSAVAEVNALVRGWVNYFRWGNSYQALDRVKHHVELKVRRFAAKRAKRGGFGWKRWSKDVVYGRWGLFNDYRVRYYAALKAGLPPSGTITPVR